The following proteins are encoded in a genomic region of Methylococcales bacterium:
- a CDS encoding ABC-F family ATPase: MLTTANITIQFGVKPLFENVSVKFGNGNRYGLIGANGCGKSTFIKILGGDLEATSGNVAKDPNQRIGKLNQNQFAYEDCRVIDTVIMGYEELWAIQSERDAIYANPEMTEEEGMRAGELESEYAEMDGYTAEARASELLAGLGILEAQHYGLMSQVAPGWKLRVLLAQVLFSNPDIMLLDEPTNNLDIHAIQWLEGILNERNCTMVIVSHDRHFLNSVCTHMADLDYGEIRLYPGSYDDYMTASTMVIEQLQSENAKKQVQIADLKAFVSRFSANASKSKQATSRAKKLAKIDLAEIKPSSRQNPFIRFEQSKKLHRLALEVEGLTKGYESDLLKNVNLTIEVGERVAVIGQNGVGKTTLLKCLAGDLESDSGQIKWSENSELGYCAQDHGADFATDMSLFDWMEQWRSKSDDDQAIRGTLGRLLFSQDDIHKKVSVLSGGEKGRMIFGKLMLQRTNMMLLDEPTNHLDMESIESLNLALENYPGTLIFVSHDREFVSSLATRIIEITPTEIIDFKGRYDDYLLSQ; encoded by the coding sequence ATGCTCACAACTGCAAATATCACGATCCAATTTGGCGTAAAACCTTTGTTTGAAAACGTTTCAGTTAAATTTGGTAATGGTAATCGCTATGGCTTGATTGGCGCGAATGGGTGCGGAAAATCAACCTTTATCAAAATATTAGGCGGTGATTTAGAGGCCACCTCGGGAAATGTTGCCAAAGACCCTAATCAACGGATAGGTAAATTAAACCAAAATCAATTTGCTTATGAAGACTGTCGTGTTATTGATACGGTCATCATGGGTTATGAAGAATTATGGGCGATACAATCGGAGCGGGACGCTATTTATGCCAATCCTGAAATGACCGAAGAAGAAGGAATGCGAGCGGGTGAGTTAGAGTCGGAATACGCGGAAATGGATGGCTATACGGCGGAGGCGCGAGCCAGTGAGTTATTAGCGGGATTGGGTATTCTTGAAGCGCAACATTACGGTTTAATGAGTCAAGTGGCCCCCGGTTGGAAATTACGGGTGTTATTAGCGCAGGTTTTATTTTCAAATCCCGATATCATGTTACTGGATGAGCCGACCAATAACCTTGATATTCATGCCATTCAATGGTTAGAGGGGATTTTAAACGAGCGTAATTGTACGATGGTGATTGTCTCGCATGATCGGCATTTTTTAAACAGTGTTTGTACGCACATGGCCGATTTAGATTACGGGGAAATTCGCCTTTACCCAGGGTCGTATGATGATTATATGACCGCCTCAACGATGGTTATTGAGCAATTACAGTCTGAAAATGCTAAAAAACAAGTTCAAATAGCGGATTTAAAAGCCTTTGTCAGTCGGTTTTCAGCCAATGCTTCAAAATCGAAACAAGCGACCTCCCGTGCTAAAAAACTCGCTAAAATTGATTTGGCTGAAATAAAGCCTTCGAGTCGTCAAAACCCGTTTATTCGTTTTGAACAATCTAAAAAACTGCATCGATTAGCCTTAGAAGTCGAGGGGCTGACTAAAGGTTATGAATCTGATTTACTTAAAAACGTTAATTTAACCATTGAAGTTGGCGAACGCGTTGCGGTTATTGGGCAAAATGGTGTGGGTAAGACGACCTTATTAAAATGTCTCGCAGGGGATCTTGAATCGGATTCAGGACAGATTAAATGGTCTGAAAACTCAGAACTAGGCTACTGTGCGCAAGATCATGGGGCTGATTTTGCCACTGATATGTCCTTATTTGACTGGATGGAGCAATGGCGATCAAAAAGTGATGACGATCAGGCGATTCGAGGAACATTAGGGCGATTATTATTTTCTCAAGATGATATTCATAAAAAGGTGAGCGTTTTATCAGGGGGTGAAAAAGGTCGGATGATTTTTGGTAAGTTAATGCTACAGCGTACCAATATGATGCTATTAGACGAGCCTACAAATCATTTAGACATGGAGTCGATTGAGTCATTAAACTTAGCCCTTGAAAATTACCCTGGAACCTTAATTTTTGTCAGCCATGACCGCGAATTTGTTTCCTCACTGGCGACACGTATTATTGAGATTACCCCCACAGAAATTATTGATTTTAAGGGCCGTTATGATGACTACTTACTTTCACAGTAA
- the gmd gene encoding GDP-mannose 4,6-dehydratase — MKNIIITGITGQDGAYLAELLLNKGHTVYGTYRRTSSVNFWRIEELGVKNHPNLHLVEYDLTDLSSSIRLLENTEASEVYNLAAQSFVGVSFDQPLATAEITGLGPVHLLEAIRIVNPQCRFYQASTSEMFGNVQEIPQKESTPFYPRSPYGVAKLYAHWMTINYRESYDIFATSGILFNHESPLRGQEFVTRKITDTMAKIKLGQHDLLELGNMNAKRDWGFAKDYVEGMYLMLQADEPDTYVLATNRTETVRDFVTMSCQAVDINIEWQGENEQEIGVNTATGKTLVQVNPKFYRPAEVELLIGNPAKAKEKLGWEPTTTLEQLCKMMVEADLRRNKQGFSF, encoded by the coding sequence GTGAAAAATATAATCATAACGGGAATTACAGGGCAAGATGGCGCTTATTTGGCGGAGTTACTCTTAAATAAGGGGCATACAGTTTATGGAACTTACAGACGGACCAGTTCGGTTAATTTTTGGCGTATTGAAGAATTAGGCGTTAAAAATCACCCTAATTTACATTTAGTCGAATATGATTTAACGGACTTAAGTTCAAGCATTCGTTTACTTGAAAATACGGAAGCCAGCGAAGTTTATAACTTAGCAGCCCAAAGTTTTGTCGGGGTTTCCTTCGATCAACCATTAGCAACTGCAGAAATCACAGGCTTAGGGCCTGTGCATTTATTAGAAGCGATTCGGATTGTTAATCCACAGTGTCGTTTTTATCAAGCCTCAACCTCTGAGATGTTTGGTAATGTTCAAGAAATTCCACAAAAAGAATCGACTCCTTTTTATCCGCGTAGTCCTTACGGGGTGGCCAAATTATATGCTCATTGGATGACGATTAATTACCGTGAGTCTTACGATATTTTTGCCACCAGCGGTATTTTGTTTAACCATGAATCGCCATTGCGGGGACAAGAATTTGTTACCCGTAAAATCACCGATACGATGGCTAAAATTAAATTAGGTCAACACGACTTATTAGAATTGGGCAATATGAATGCGAAACGTGACTGGGGCTTTGCCAAAGATTACGTTGAAGGCATGTATTTAATGCTTCAAGCCGATGAGCCTGATACTTATGTGTTAGCGACTAACCGAACTGAAACTGTCCGTGATTTTGTTACGATGTCCTGTCAAGCGGTCGATATTAATATTGAATGGCAAGGTGAGAATGAGCAAGAAATTGGCGTGAATACCGCCACGGGTAAAACCTTAGTCCAAGTGAATCCAAAATTTTACCGTCCTGCGGAAGTTGAGTTATTAATTGGTAATCCAGCCAAAGCTAAAGAGAAACTAGGGTGGGAACCGACAACCACGTTAGAGCAGCTTTGTAAAATGATGGTTGAGGCGGATTTACGTCGTAACAAACAAGGTTTTTCTTTCTAA
- a CDS encoding GDP-mannose 4,6-dehydratase, which translates to MKTVLITGSRGFTGVYVANHFENAGYKVIRSVTTQPHANEVQCDLTDKTAVNDLMVQTKPTGIIHLAAMSFVAHGDESAFYQINTVGTTNLLQAVDTAGLNPEKIIIASSANVYGNPTVDVVSETMPLNPISHYAASKLAMEAMVKTWYERFPIAVVRPFNYTGVGQDKKFLVPKIVSHYAQNKKTIELGNLDVARDFSDVRDIATAYFNLFESSVQSDVVNFCSGNTVTLADMIQWMNTLAGYEIEVTVNPDFVRKNEIKILCGDNRKMQDLLRVVPSIPFVETLRGMYLAGND; encoded by the coding sequence GTGAAAACAGTTTTAATTACGGGAAGCCGTGGGTTTACAGGGGTGTATGTCGCGAATCATTTTGAAAATGCGGGTTATAAGGTCATTCGTAGTGTCACAACCCAACCTCACGCAAATGAGGTACAATGTGATTTAACCGATAAAACAGCCGTTAATGATTTAATGGTACAAACAAAACCAACAGGAATTATCCATTTAGCCGCGATGTCATTTGTCGCGCATGGGGATGAAAGTGCGTTTTATCAAATTAATACTGTTGGCACAACTAATCTATTACAAGCGGTTGATACCGCTGGATTAAATCCTGAAAAAATCATTATTGCCAGCAGTGCGAATGTTTATGGCAATCCAACGGTTGATGTTGTTTCGGAAACCATGCCCTTAAACCCGATTAGTCATTACGCGGCAAGTAAATTGGCGATGGAGGCAATGGTAAAAACATGGTACGAACGTTTTCCTATTGCCGTCGTCAGACCCTTTAATTACACGGGAGTCGGGCAGGATAAAAAATTTCTGGTTCCTAAGATTGTTAGTCATTATGCTCAAAATAAAAAAACCATTGAACTGGGAAATTTAGACGTTGCGCGTGATTTTTCTGATGTGCGTGATATAGCCACCGCCTATTTCAATTTGTTTGAATCCTCCGTGCAATCGGATGTGGTTAATTTTTGTTCGGGCAATACGGTGACATTAGCCGATATGATTCAGTGGATGAATACCCTTGCAGGTTATGAAATTGAGGTAACGGTTAATCCTGATTTTGTACGTAAAAATGAAATTAAAATACTCTGTGGGGATAATCGAAAAATGCAGGACTTATTAAGAGTAGTTCCTTCCATTCCTTTTGTTGAAACCTTACGCGGGATGTATTTAGCAGGGAACGATTAA
- a CDS encoding glycosyltransferase family 1 protein, whose protein sequence is MHIILNVESLLKPSGGIGRYTQYLLEGLLKSDDVDKVSCFGGLRWIDSSEFVKTKSVANEQTAETRDATEIDSLPQAPRSPLRQFLASIPFLKTAVLRSLPFVYQLYARYNAAMFHRKAKTIKGAIYHEPNYILKPFDGPSVTTVHDLSFIHCPEYHPKERVQHLKKHLKMTLEKAAHVVTDSEFVRKELIAQMGVEPDRVSTILLGVDESYHPRSKAELAPILSKHKLIAGQYLLSVSTIEPRKNILSILVAYMQLDPALRKDYPLVLVGGDGWRNQEIKNKITELVKQGDVIHLGYTSNEDLPYLFAGARAFVFVPFYEGFGLPPLEAMASGIPVLTTHVSSIPEVVGETGLLVAPNDVEAIQQGMVKLLTDDKWRALTIKAGLERAKQFTWTRCVEQTIAIYKKIAE, encoded by the coding sequence ATGCACATTATTCTCAATGTTGAAAGTTTATTAAAGCCCAGTGGCGGGATTGGACGTTATACCCAATACTTATTAGAAGGTTTGTTAAAAAGTGATGACGTTGATAAGGTTTCATGTTTTGGCGGACTTCGGTGGATTGATAGCTCTGAATTTGTTAAAACAAAATCTGTTGCTAATGAGCAAACAGCTGAAACTAGGGATGCTACTGAAATTGACTCATTACCTCAAGCACCCCGCAGTCCATTAAGACAGTTTTTAGCGTCGATTCCTTTTTTAAAAACCGCCGTTTTACGCTCGTTGCCATTCGTTTATCAATTGTATGCCCGTTATAACGCGGCTATGTTTCATCGAAAGGCTAAAACGATCAAAGGCGCGATCTATCATGAGCCTAACTATATTTTAAAACCCTTTGATGGGCCGAGTGTGACTACGGTTCATGATTTATCGTTTATTCATTGCCCAGAATATCACCCTAAAGAACGTGTACAGCATTTAAAGAAACATTTAAAAATGACTTTAGAAAAAGCGGCGCATGTTGTGACGGATTCTGAATTTGTACGCAAAGAATTGATTGCTCAGATGGGCGTGGAACCTGACCGTGTTTCAACGATTTTATTAGGGGTGGATGAAAGTTATCACCCTCGCTCTAAGGCTGAATTAGCCCCTATTTTATCAAAACATAAATTAATCGCAGGACAGTATTTATTATCGGTTTCAACCATTGAGCCTCGTAAAAACATCCTGTCGATATTAGTCGCGTATATGCAATTAGATCCCGCTTTGCGAAAAGACTATCCATTAGTTTTAGTGGGGGGGGACGGTTGGCGTAATCAAGAAATTAAAAACAAGATTACAGAACTAGTGAAACAAGGAGACGTAATTCACTTAGGGTATACCTCGAATGAAGATTTACCTTATTTATTTGCAGGAGCGAGAGCGTTTGTTTTCGTGCCTTTTTATGAAGGTTTTGGATTGCCACCTTTGGAAGCAATGGCAAGTGGTATCCCTGTTTTAACAACCCATGTTTCATCTATTCCTGAAGTTGTTGGCGAGACAGGACTTTTAGTTGCCCCTAATGATGTAGAGGCTATTCAGCAAGGGATGGTTAAGTTATTAACGGATGATAAATGGCGGGCCTTAACCATTAAAGCAGGTTTGGAGCGGGCTAAACAATTCACTTGGACGCGGTGTGTTGAGCAAACGATTGCGATTTATAAAAAAATAGCAGAGTAA
- the recA gene encoding recombinase RecA, whose protein sequence is MDDAKKKALGNALMQIEKQFGKGSVMRMGDTSALRDIEVVSTGSLSLDIALGCGGLPKGRVVEIYGPESSGKTTMTLEVIAQVQKQGGTAAFIDAEHALDLGYAEKIGVDIDNLLVSQPDFGEQALEITETLVRSSALDIIVIDSVAALTPKAEIDGDMGDSHMGLQARLMSQALRKLTAIIKRTNTLVIFVNQLRSKIGVMFGSPETTTGGNALKFYSSVRLDIRRVGAIKKEDEIIGNDTRIKVVKNKVAPPFKEARFDILYGEGVSFIGELIDLGVSYGFLQKSGAWYRYGDEKIGQGKENVRLYFIEHPEKAAQLEGQIRTEVFVSHLPINNEPPETA, encoded by the coding sequence ATGGATGATGCTAAAAAGAAAGCATTAGGTAATGCTCTAATGCAGATAGAGAAACAATTTGGTAAAGGCTCTGTCATGCGGATGGGTGATACTAGCGCGTTACGCGATATAGAAGTCGTTTCTACAGGCTCTTTATCCTTAGATATTGCTCTAGGGTGTGGAGGGCTGCCTAAAGGACGGGTCGTTGAAATTTATGGGCCTGAGTCCTCTGGAAAAACAACGATGACGTTAGAGGTGATCGCTCAAGTTCAAAAACAAGGAGGAACGGCGGCTTTTATTGATGCTGAACATGCCCTTGATTTAGGCTATGCTGAAAAAATTGGAGTCGATATTGATAACCTATTAGTTTCACAACCTGATTTTGGCGAGCAAGCATTAGAAATCACTGAAACCTTAGTTCGCTCCTCGGCACTTGATATTATCGTCATTGACTCAGTTGCCGCCCTGACACCTAAAGCAGAAATTGATGGCGACATGGGTGATAGCCACATGGGATTACAAGCGCGATTAATGTCCCAAGCCTTACGAAAATTAACGGCGATTATTAAACGTACCAATACCTTGGTTATTTTTGTCAATCAATTACGCAGTAAAATAGGGGTGATGTTTGGTAGCCCTGAAACAACCACAGGCGGTAATGCTTTAAAATTTTATTCCTCTGTTCGTTTGGATATTCGTCGTGTGGGGGCGATTAAAAAAGAGGATGAAATCATTGGTAATGATACGCGTATAAAAGTCGTTAAAAATAAAGTCGCCCCTCCTTTCAAAGAAGCTCGGTTTGATATTTTATACGGTGAAGGCGTTTCTTTTATCGGTGAATTAATTGATTTAGGCGTTAGTTATGGATTCCTACAAAAATCAGGCGCATGGTATCGCTATGGGGATGAAAAAATTGGTCAAGGAAAAGAAAATGTACGCTTATATTTTATTGAACATCCTGAAAAAGCAGCGCAACTTGAAGGTCAAATTCGGACGGAAGTCTTTGTAAGTCATTTACCCATCAATAATGAACCGCCAGAAACCGCCTAA
- a CDS encoding regulatory protein RecX, with protein sequence MSQKEIRAICLQFLSRREYSQLELITRLSVKGFSEADSQAVINGLADQGLQSETRFAENYARSRFNRGFGRSKVSYELKQRGIEGFNLQAVIDDNFGDEIALINQVYAKKYSTDLPVNYKERLKRQRFLQQRGFSFELIQSLFSR encoded by the coding sequence ATGTCCCAAAAAGAAATTCGAGCTATTTGTTTACAATTCTTATCCAGACGAGAGTATAGCCAATTAGAATTAATCACTCGATTAAGCGTCAAAGGTTTTTCTGAAGCGGATAGTCAAGCGGTTATTAATGGTTTAGCAGATCAAGGCTTACAAAGTGAGACCCGTTTTGCAGAAAACTATGCGCGTTCACGGTTTAACCGAGGGTTTGGTCGCTCAAAGGTTAGCTATGAACTCAAACAACGAGGGATTGAAGGATTTAATTTACAGGCGGTTATTGATGATAATTTTGGGGATGAAATCGCGTTAATAAATCAAGTGTATGCTAAAAAATATTCAACTGATTTACCTGTAAATTATAAAGAGCGTTTAAAACGTCAACGATTTTTACAACAACGAGGGTTTAGTTTTGAGCTGATTCAATCACTTTTTTCTCGTTAA
- a CDS encoding type II secretion system F family protein has protein sequence MPNPSKNKTMSTESFAHLFLHLYQMETAGIPATQSLALLKTTDKNLNKRLLRMQRQLNSGLAVATAGVNAGIFNETHQALIESAEVSGRLTAVYQQLADHYSEKLNRLKKIKSRLYLPTLVLLLALLIQPIPLLIANQITSFSYLIQSIGQFLQIVLLFFIALKLPTWFRPLFQHLQIRLPIVSKWIVKRQINRFLSILAMMMDAGIPFSDALPLAVATIKNHVLKNRFNEAIQECHSGEDVAVILAQIKIIPPTAIQIISASEFSGNLAESLLNFTRSEADLIKLEDDALSEWIPRLFYFGVCLWMAKSIVGV, from the coding sequence ATGCCAAATCCATCTAAAAATAAAACGATGTCCACGGAATCATTCGCCCATCTATTCTTACATCTTTATCAAATGGAGACCGCAGGCATTCCAGCGACCCAAAGTTTAGCGTTACTGAAAACCACCGATAAAAATTTAAACAAACGGTTATTAAGAATGCAGCGACAATTGAACTCAGGACTAGCGGTTGCCACTGCGGGAGTCAATGCAGGTATTTTTAACGAAACCCATCAAGCCTTAATTGAAAGTGCGGAAGTAAGTGGACGCTTAACCGCAGTTTATCAACAATTAGCCGATCATTACAGTGAGAAACTAAACCGTTTAAAAAAAATTAAATCACGACTTTATTTACCTACTTTGGTCCTACTACTCGCGTTGTTAATTCAACCTATTCCCTTACTCATAGCAAATCAAATAACCTCTTTTAGTTATTTAATACAGTCTATCGGTCAATTTTTACAAATAGTATTGCTCTTCTTCATCGCTTTAAAATTGCCCACTTGGTTTAGGCCATTATTTCAACACTTACAAATACGTTTACCCATCGTATCAAAATGGATCGTTAAACGACAAATTAATCGATTTTTATCTATTTTGGCTATGATGATGGATGCGGGCATTCCTTTCAGTGACGCATTGCCTTTAGCCGTAGCGACCATTAAAAATCACGTCTTAAAAAATCGTTTTAACGAGGCCATTCAGGAATGTCACTCAGGGGAGGACGTTGCCGTTATTTTAGCTCAGATTAAAATCATCCCACCGACCGCGATACAGATTATTTCAGCAAGTGAATTTAGTGGGAATTTAGCCGAATCACTGCTTAACTTTACCCGAAGTGAAGCCGACCTGATTAAGTTGGAAGATGATGCGCTATCAGAATGGATTCCTCGATTATTTTATTTTGGGGTCTGTTTGTGGATGGCGAAATCAATAGTGGGGGTATAG
- the aroQ gene encoding type II 3-dehydroquinate dehydratase: MATISVLNGPNLNLLGTREPTHYGNITLKTIHDSLEILASSQGHVLAFHQHNAEHLLVECIHQAFYDNVDFIIINPAAFTHTSVAIRDALLATKIPFIEVHLSNVHAREPFRAHSYFSDIARGVICGLGAKGYELALQAADQILTEK; the protein is encoded by the coding sequence ATGGCAACAATTTCTGTTTTAAATGGGCCTAATTTAAATTTATTAGGTACCCGAGAGCCGACCCATTACGGCAATATAACGCTTAAAACAATACACGATTCGCTTGAAATCCTCGCATCATCTCAAGGTCATGTGTTGGCGTTTCATCAGCATAATGCAGAACATCTGCTGGTTGAATGCATTCATCAAGCTTTTTATGATAATGTGGATTTTATCATTATCAATCCCGCCGCTTTTACGCATACCAGTGTCGCGATTCGGGATGCTTTACTCGCCACTAAAATTCCCTTTATTGAGGTTCATTTGTCTAATGTACATGCGCGTGAACCTTTTAGAGCCCACTCCTACTTTTCAGATATAGCCCGTGGTGTGATTTGTGGATTAGGGGCAAAAGGCTATGAACTCGCTTTACAAGCAGCCGATCAGATATTAACCGAGAAATAA
- the accB gene encoding acetyl-CoA carboxylase biotin carboxyl carrier protein: protein MDIRKIKKLIELIEGSDISEIEINEGEESVRISRYSANAPVVAAPVAVAPIANPAMAPHETPEESHQGHVLKSPMVGTFYKASSPGSASFVEIGQTVSEGETLCIIEAMKILNQIEADKSGVIKKILVDNAQPVEYDQPLFVIE from the coding sequence ATGGATATTAGAAAAATAAAAAAATTAATCGAACTTATTGAGGGTTCCGATATTTCAGAAATTGAAATTAATGAGGGTGAAGAATCGGTACGCATTAGTCGTTATTCAGCGAATGCACCGGTGGTAGCGGCACCTGTTGCAGTCGCCCCGATTGCAAACCCTGCTATGGCCCCTCATGAGACCCCTGAAGAAAGCCATCAAGGCCATGTCCTTAAATCGCCGATGGTCGGAACTTTTTATAAAGCCTCTTCACCAGGTTCTGCCTCTTTTGTTGAAATTGGACAAACGGTGAGTGAGGGTGAAACCTTGTGTATTATTGAAGCGATGAAAATTTTAAATCAAATTGAAGCCGATAAATCAGGGGTTATTAAAAAAATACTGGTTGATAATGCACAACCTGTCGAATATGACCAACCATTATTTGTAATTGAATAG
- the accC gene encoding acetyl-CoA carboxylase biotin carboxylase subunit gives MFDKIVIANRGEIALRILRACRELGIKTVAVHSDADRDLKHVRLADESVCIGPAASADSYLNIPAIISAAEVTDAEAIHPGYGFLSENADFSEKVAQSGFTFIGPKAETIRIMGDKISAKKAMKEAGIPCVPGNGNPLGNDAKENIRMASDIGYPIIIKAAGGGGGGRGMRTVHTEAALLNSISLTKAEAGTAFGNSTVYMEKFLEDPRHIEFQILADSQGNVIHLGERDCSMQRRHQKVIEEAPAPGISAEVRERMGKLCTDACKDIGYLGAGTFEFLYENDEFFFIEMNTRVQVEHPVTEMITGFDIVKEQLRIAAGLPLSKTQDEITFTGHAIECRLNAEDPDNFMPSPGVIDQFHMPGGPGIRCETHIYNGYKVPPYYDSMIGKLIAHGEDRQSAIARMKTALMEMIIEGIKTNIPLQSRLMADNGFALGGQNIHYLEKKLGIG, from the coding sequence ATGTTTGATAAAATTGTAATCGCCAACCGTGGTGAAATTGCTTTACGAATTTTACGTGCTTGCCGAGAATTAGGGATTAAAACCGTTGCGGTTCATTCGGATGCGGATCGTGATTTAAAACATGTACGGTTAGCCGATGAGTCCGTTTGTATTGGCCCTGCCGCGTCTGCTGATAGTTATTTAAATATTCCCGCTATTATTAGTGCCGCCGAAGTCACAGATGCCGAAGCGATTCATCCTGGGTATGGCTTTTTATCGGAAAATGCAGATTTCTCCGAAAAAGTAGCGCAAAGTGGCTTTACGTTTATTGGGCCTAAAGCGGAAACTATTCGTATTATGGGCGATAAAATTTCGGCTAAAAAAGCGATGAAAGAAGCGGGGATTCCCTGTGTTCCAGGTAATGGAAATCCGTTAGGCAATGATGCCAAAGAAAATATAAGAATGGCCTCTGATATTGGCTACCCCATTATTATTAAAGCGGCAGGTGGGGGGGGGGGGGGACGTGGAATGCGTACCGTTCATACGGAAGCGGCCTTATTAAATTCAATCAGCTTAACGAAAGCAGAAGCGGGAACGGCCTTTGGTAACAGTACCGTTTATATGGAAAAGTTTTTAGAGGATCCACGCCATATTGAATTTCAAATACTTGCCGATAGTCAGGGGAATGTTATTCATTTAGGGGAACGAGATTGCTCTATGCAACGCCGTCATCAAAAAGTGATTGAAGAAGCTCCAGCCCCAGGTATTAGTGCTGAAGTGCGTGAGCGTATGGGGAAACTCTGTACGGATGCCTGCAAAGATATAGGCTATTTAGGGGCAGGAACTTTTGAATTTTTATATGAAAACGACGAATTCTTTTTTATTGAAATGAATACGCGTGTTCAAGTAGAACATCCTGTGACTGAAATGATTACGGGCTTTGATATTGTTAAAGAACAGCTTCGTATTGCGGCTGGATTACCTTTATCGAAAACGCAAGATGAAATTACCTTTACCGGTCATGCGATTGAGTGTCGTTTAAATGCGGAAGATCCTGATAACTTTATGCCTTCACCAGGGGTAATCGATCAATTTCACATGCCAGGAGGGCCTGGAATTCGCTGTGAAACGCATATTTATAATGGCTATAAAGTTCCGCCTTATTATGATTCGATGATTGGTAAATTAATTGCCCATGGGGAAGACCGACAGAGTGCGATTGCGCGAATGAAAACGGCCTTAATGGAAATGATTATTGAGGGAATTAAAACCAATATTCCATTGCAAAGTCGATTGATGGCTGATAATGGTTTTGCACTCGGTGGGCAAAATATTCATTATTTAGAAAAAAAATTAGGGATTGGTTAA
- the prmA gene encoding 50S ribosomal protein L11 methyltransferase, with protein MTWHQLSVTTDENSAPLIADFFSELGAVSVTYMDAKDQPVYEPDIGETKIWLQTVVIGLYELDANPDVIKKALFVQFEECPLENWQSLRLEDQVWERTWMEHYKPMKFADKLWVCPTGQENVEKNTVCMVLDPGLAFGTGTHATTALCLEWLASHDLSNKIIIDYGCGSGILAIAAVLLGAKHAYAVDIDPQALTATQANAIKNKVEDKISSFLVNDFNPVNADIVLANILAKPLIELHDTLSDLVKNNGQLVLSGILNEQAVEVSKAYATQFNVNPVTSQEDWCRLDANKI; from the coding sequence ATGACTTGGCATCAACTTTCTGTGACAACAGATGAAAATAGCGCACCGCTCATTGCTGATTTTTTTAGTGAATTGGGTGCTGTGTCGGTTACCTATATGGATGCTAAAGACCAGCCTGTTTATGAACCTGACATTGGTGAAACTAAAATATGGCTACAAACGGTTGTGATTGGCTTATATGAATTAGACGCTAATCCTGATGTCATTAAAAAAGCTTTATTTGTTCAGTTTGAAGAATGTCCCTTAGAAAATTGGCAGTCACTTCGATTAGAAGATCAAGTTTGGGAACGAACTTGGATGGAACATTATAAACCAATGAAGTTTGCGGATAAACTTTGGGTGTGTCCCACAGGGCAAGAAAACGTTGAAAAAAATACCGTTTGTATGGTTTTAGATCCTGGATTGGCTTTTGGAACAGGAACCCATGCAACCACCGCCTTGTGTTTGGAATGGCTTGCAAGTCATGACCTAAGCAATAAAATAATTATTGATTATGGCTGTGGCTCAGGCATTCTAGCCATTGCAGCGGTTTTGTTAGGGGCAAAACATGCGTATGCCGTTGATATTGATCCTCAAGCTTTGACGGCCACACAAGCCAATGCCATTAAAAATAAAGTTGAGGATAAAATTAGTTCGTTTTTAGTCAACGACTTTAATCCTGTTAACGCGGATATAGTTTTAGCCAATATTTTAGCAAAACCCCTAATTGAATTACACGATACCCTCAGTGATTTAGTGAAAAATAACGGACAACTTGTCTTATCGGGCATTTTAAACGAGCAGGCTGTCGAGGTTAGTAAGGCTTATGCGACTCAATTTAACGTTAATCCTGTAACCAGTCAAGAAGACTGGTGTCGTTTAGATGCGAATAAAATTTAA